A window of Chitinispirillum alkaliphilum contains these coding sequences:
- a CDS encoding Outer membrane protein H precursor encodes MGRNLITKGLMIVIAAASVSVAQMKIGFINSEKIFAQYEGTKTAQEMFNAEVARWEQEASQMQREIRELQEQLEKQSLLLSDSRKREIENQLRQKMIRYQEFIQQKFGQEGEALVKNEELTKPIIERINVIISDIARDENYDFIFDARAGGIVHAKSQYDLSDRVLEILNRGQ; translated from the coding sequence ATGGGTAGGAATCTCATTACAAAAGGATTAATGATTGTTATAGCTGCAGCATCTGTTTCAGTTGCTCAGATGAAAATTGGGTTTATCAACTCTGAGAAGATATTCGCTCAGTATGAGGGCACAAAAACAGCTCAGGAGATGTTTAATGCAGAAGTGGCCAGATGGGAACAGGAAGCCTCACAGATGCAAAGGGAAATAAGAGAGCTGCAGGAACAGCTTGAGAAACAGAGTCTGCTGCTTTCAGATTCACGCAAGAGAGAAATCGAAAACCAGCTTCGTCAGAAGATGATCAGATATCAGGAGTTTATCCAGCAGAAATTTGGTCAGGAAGGTGAAGCGTTGGTAAAAAATGAAGAGCTTACAAAACCGATTATTGAAAGAATCAATGTGATTATTTCAGATATAGCAAGAGACGAAAACTATGATTTCATTTTTGATGCCCGTGCCGGAGGAATAGTGCACGCAAAATCACAGTATGACCTAAGCGATCGTGTTTTGGAGATTCTTAATAGAGGACAATAA
- a CDS encoding Outer membrane protein assembly factor YaeT precursor: protein MKKTFLIFPALLILMSLGVAHGKVLDSLVIEGLTNARPNYVRNSIVLRDGESFRPNDVQESVRRLYATGLFRSVRFLVLEESQESASLLLEVEEYPVCENIEFVGNRRIKDDELLEELDFGRMQVVTDELIHESRRKLAYLYREKGYHLAQIEVEAIDTKVPGYVILKYDIDEGPRVRVEGITFKGNEHIRDRTLARRFKTKENRWYRAGRFDEQLYRSHLDSLVMYYNEQGFLDAAILDDQISYSECKTELYLEITIDEGRRYYVGDLYFRGNTVLDDEKLASRVALNKGEPFRMSRFEQTRMLIEDAYREEGHLWVNVNDNRSFDGDTINLVMEVFEGRPAIINRIDVKGNSKTMEKVIRREIELVPGQRYRQSQMVRSQQNIFRLNYFNNVMPDLRPNEDGTIDLIFNIEERDNIGQLTIGAAYSEVDRLTGTFSTAIPNFRGAGQELKVDLQYGQRRQTVNLGFTEPWAFDTPWLLRGDVFYDRSVYSRLSSSENKNVDEESQSYGFRAGVGRSRLSWPDDKFRINAVYQLSRERTNYDTISLPGLQVLESGILNRLTVNIERYDFDMPLFPNQGSRLTIRPQIAFDFSRFASGEDRNRNFQYFKGTVGYEQYFQLPWNFVLGSESKIGLISGLGNDVRISRLDLFSAGGVYSDGTIRGYPDFAFGGRYSRDGDGMAMFTSSLQLRYPLVDQQVYLALFADIGNTWAGLSDVDLTDLYKGVGFGIRVNVPMLGIMGFDFAWGLDDLNRDYFRQEPNGFQLHFLMNTGF from the coding sequence ATGAAAAAAACCTTTCTGATTTTCCCTGCACTGTTAATCCTTATGTCACTGGGTGTAGCCCATGGCAAAGTGCTTGACTCCCTGGTGATTGAAGGTCTTACAAATGCCAGACCGAATTATGTAAGAAACAGTATCGTACTGCGGGATGGAGAGTCCTTCAGACCAAATGATGTTCAGGAGTCGGTGCGCAGGCTGTATGCCACAGGACTGTTTCGTTCTGTGAGGTTTTTGGTTCTGGAAGAGAGTCAAGAGAGTGCTTCACTTCTGCTTGAGGTGGAAGAGTATCCGGTGTGTGAGAACATCGAGTTTGTGGGAAACAGAAGAATCAAGGATGATGAATTACTTGAGGAACTTGATTTTGGCAGAATGCAGGTAGTCACTGATGAACTCATACATGAGAGTCGCAGAAAACTTGCCTATTTATACCGTGAAAAGGGGTATCACCTTGCCCAGATTGAAGTCGAGGCTATCGACACCAAGGTGCCCGGTTATGTGATTTTAAAGTACGATATAGATGAGGGGCCCAGAGTAAGGGTCGAGGGGATTACTTTCAAGGGAAATGAGCATATAAGGGACAGAACTCTTGCCCGCAGGTTTAAAACAAAAGAGAACCGCTGGTATCGTGCCGGTCGTTTTGACGAGCAGCTCTACCGATCTCACCTTGACTCGCTGGTTATGTACTACAATGAGCAGGGCTTTCTTGATGCAGCCATTTTAGATGACCAAATCTCATATTCTGAGTGCAAAACAGAGCTTTATCTTGAGATAACAATCGATGAAGGGCGGCGTTACTATGTAGGGGACCTGTATTTCAGAGGAAATACTGTTCTCGATGACGAAAAACTTGCATCAAGAGTTGCGCTCAACAAGGGTGAGCCTTTCAGGATGAGCAGGTTTGAGCAAACAAGAATGCTTATTGAGGATGCCTACAGGGAAGAGGGGCATCTCTGGGTCAATGTTAATGACAACCGCTCCTTTGACGGGGATACTATCAATCTTGTAATGGAGGTTTTTGAAGGCAGGCCTGCAATTATAAACAGAATCGATGTCAAGGGCAACTCAAAAACAATGGAAAAGGTAATCCGCAGGGAGATAGAGTTGGTTCCCGGTCAGAGGTACCGTCAGTCTCAGATGGTGCGAAGTCAGCAGAATATCTTTCGTCTGAATTACTTCAACAATGTGATGCCTGATCTCAGACCCAACGAAGATGGTACGATTGACCTCATATTCAATATTGAAGAACGGGACAATATCGGTCAGCTCACTATCGGGGCTGCTTACAGTGAAGTTGACAGGCTTACAGGAACATTTTCAACTGCGATACCAAATTTCAGAGGTGCAGGGCAGGAGCTCAAAGTCGATCTTCAATATGGACAGAGGCGACAGACTGTCAATCTGGGATTTACAGAGCCTTGGGCATTTGACACTCCCTGGCTACTTAGAGGTGATGTTTTCTATGACAGGTCAGTTTACAGCCGTTTATCTTCAAGCGAGAATAAAAACGTAGATGAAGAGTCACAGAGTTATGGATTTCGTGCCGGTGTTGGGCGCTCCAGGCTCAGTTGGCCAGATGATAAATTCCGTATCAATGCGGTGTATCAGCTCAGCCGTGAGCGCACCAACTACGATACGATTTCACTTCCTGGTCTTCAGGTGCTGGAATCCGGGATTTTGAACCGTCTCACTGTCAATATCGAAAGATACGATTTTGACATGCCGCTTTTCCCCAACCAGGGATCGCGTTTAACAATACGGCCACAGATCGCTTTTGATTTCTCCCGTTTTGCTTCCGGGGAGGACAGAAACAGGAATTTTCAGTATTTCAAGGGTACAGTCGGATATGAACAGTATTTTCAGCTCCCCTGGAATTTCGTACTTGGCTCCGAATCTAAAATTGGTCTGATTTCAGGGCTTGGCAATGATGTGAGAATTTCGCGTCTCGACCTTTTTTCCGCTGGCGGTGTGTACAGCGACGGAACAATTCGTGGATACCCTGATTTCGCTTTCGGAGGTCGGTACAGCAGAGACGGAGACGGAATGGCGATGTTTACTTCTTCATTGCAGCTGCGCTATCCGTTAGTTGATCAGCAGGTGTATCTTGCACTGTTTGCAGATATAGGTAATACCTGGGCAGGGCTTTCGGATGTTGATCTCACAGATCTTTACAAGGGTGTTGGTTTTGGTATAAGGGTCAATGTTCCAATGCTTGGTATTATGGGCTTTGATTTTGCCTGGGGATTGGATGATCTCAACCGTGATTATTTCAGACAGGAACCTAACGGCTTTCAGCTCCACTTTCTTATGAATACAGGGTTTTAA